A stretch of Coccidioides posadasii str. Silveira chromosome 2, complete sequence DNA encodes these proteins:
- a CDS encoding uncharacterized protein (EggNog:ENOG410PPQ0~COG:S~TransMembrane:4 (o118-137i169-191o216-239i277-298o)~BUSCO:13320at33183), whose protein sequence is MGEPEDSSPYLHELEPVPDEEVLSALENGLYTPKPPENGVDASQSGQVAGTQLGLSGRSWEYWLSQVQRYSTYPPSIFFGLHLVNTSLIPLATQSIEASETYLLLTRPIYQAPVLEPALLTVPILAHIASGIALRFVRQSRCARLYGAETRQQRKALRRSNRSSIQAKLGYFFVPFLGLHVLVNRIGPWYVDGGSSSVGLGYVAHGVARSPWTVGAWYVAFVGIGVWHFVGGWAHWMGWREMATLDRAMEKRRGATAGFLGNPQQVERLHRQKRRRWIIAGSTVAGTALWLSGGLGVVGRGGLGSGWEAKTWDNIYSQIPLLGPYLVS, encoded by the exons ATGGGCGAGCCAGAAGATTCCTCGCCGTATCTCCACGAGTTAGAGCCGGTCCCCGACGAAGAAGTGTTATCTGCGCTTGAAAACGGACTGTACACTCCGAAACCACCGGAAAACGGCGTCGATGCTTCGCAAAGTGGACAAGTCGCGGGGACGCAGTTGGGTTTAAGCGGCCGTAGTTGGGAATATTGGT TGTCCCAAGTTCAAAGATACTCCACCTACCCTCCGTCGATATTTTTTGGGCTGCACCTTGTCAATACCTCTTTAATACCTCTTGCTACTCAGTCGATCGAAGCCAGCGAAACCTACCTGCTTCTCACCCGCCCAATATATCAAGCTCCTGTCCTTGAACCAGCTTTACTTACAGTGCCAATTCTTGCACACATTGCTTCAGGAATCGCCCTCCGATTCGTCCGTCAATCCCGATGTGCGAGGCTCTATGGCGCGGAGACACGCCAGCAACGCAAAGCACTGAGAAGGTCCAATAGATCAAGCATTCAAGCAAAGCTGGGATATTTTTTCGTGCCGTTTTTAGGACTACATGTCCTTGTAAACCGTATTGGACCGTGGTACGTCGATGGAGGCAGCTCTAGTGTTGGACTGGGTTATGTAGCCCACGGAGTTGCCAGATCCCCCTGGACAGTGGGGGCATGGTACGTTGCATTTGTGGGAATCGGCGTGTGGCACTTTGTCGGTGGTTGGGCTCATTGGATGGGCTGGAGGGAAATGGCTACATTGGACAGGGCAATGGAAAAACGCCGTGGTGCCACCGCGGGCTTTCTTGGAAACCCACAACAGGTTGAAAGGTTGCATAGACAGAAACGGCGAAGATGGATCATCGCGGGAAGTACAGTCGCTGGAACAGCCCTCTGGCTTTCAGGAGGGCTGGGAGTGGTTGGAAGAGGTGGTCTTGGGTCCGGATGGGAAGCTAAAACTTGGGATAACATATATTCCCAGATCCCGCTGCTTGGGCCATATTTGGTCAGCTGA
- the PDB1 gene encoding pyruvate dehydrogenase E1, beta subunit (BUSCO:282059at4751~EggNog:ENOG410PGHC~COG:C~BUSCO:8374at33183), producing the protein MAAHRLFRPASRLLSSRLCSAPLRSTFQPTFCTQSLHQKRTYADATGVKEVAVRDALNEALAEELASNDKVFILGEEVAQYNGAYKVTKGLLDRFGDKRVIDTPITEAGFAGLAVGAALAGLHPVCEFMTFNFAMQAIDQVINSAAKTHYMSGGIQPCNITFRGPNGFAAGVAAQHSQDYAAWYGSIPGLKVLAPWSSEDAKGLLKAAIRDPNPVVFLENELMYGQVFPMSEAAQKDDFVLPIGKAKIERPGKDLTIVTLSRCVGLSLNVASQLKSKYGVEAEVINLRSVKPLDIETVIKSLKKTGHLMAVESGFPMFGVASEILALTMEYGFDYLQAPAIRVTGAEVPTPYALKLEEMSFPQEDTILSQAAKLLRV; encoded by the exons ATGGCGGCTCACAGACTCTTCCGGCCAGCTTCCAGATTACTATCTTCCCGCTTGTGCTCCGCTCCGCTCCGTTCAACGTTTCAACCAACATTTTGCACGCAATCCCTACACCAAAAGCGAACTTATGCCGATGCGACCGGCGTGAAAGAAGTTGCGGTCAGAGATGCTTTAAATGAAGCGTTGGCCGAGGAACTGGCTTCTAACGACAAGGTCTTTATTCTCGGAGAAGAGGTTGCGCAATATAATGGAGC CTACAAAGTGACAAAAGGCCTTTTGGACCGCTTTGGCGATAAGCGTGTGATTGACACCCCGATTACAGAGGCTGGCTTCGCTGGATTGGCTGTAGGAGCTGCGTTGGCTGGTTTGCACCCAGTG TGCGAATTCATGACCTTCAACTTTGCCATGCAAGCGATCGACCAGGTCATCAACTCTGCGGCGAAAACTCACTACATGTCTGGAGGTATCCAGCCCTGCAATATCACATTCAGAGGACCCAATGGCTTCGCTGCCGGTGTTGCCGCCCAGCACTCCCAAGATTACGCCGCCTGGTATGGAAGCATACCTGGATTGAAGGTTCTCGCACCTTGGAGCTCAGAAGATGCAAAAGGGCTTTTGAAAGCAGCAATTCGCGATCCTAACCCCGTTGTCTTCCTTGAAAACGA GCTTATGTACGGCCAAGTTTTCCCTATGAGCGAAGCTGCTCAGAAAGATGACTTTGTCCTTCCCATCGGAAAGGCCAAGATTGAGAGACCAGGAAAGGACCTGACCATAGTAACATTGTCCCGATGTGTTGGTCTATCTCTCAACGTTGCGTCTCAGCTCAAGAGCAAATACGGAGTCGAAGCAGAAGTCATCAACTTGCGATCGGTTAAGCCGCTTGACATTGAAACAGTGATAAAATCCCTGAAGAAGACTGGCCATCTGATGGCTGTTGAATCTGGCTTTCCCATGTTTGGTGTTGCGTCAGAGATCTTAGCCTTGACTATGGAATATGGATTCGACTATCTCCAAGCACCTGCCATCCGAGTTACCGGCGCGGAGGTTCCCACCCCATATGCATTGAAACTGGAGGAGATGAGCTTCCCCCAGGAAGATACTATTCTATCGCAAGCCGCCAAACTCCTTCGTGTATAA
- a CDS encoding uncharacterized protein (EggNog:ENOG410PK7F), with product MRFGRSSYKFLQKRKGRHARILEHHSEKDFNWSSIINKCWESGTFWYILALRNPTGLHSIFYKHIQPIFEKGHFQDSNFFLMMHKYWSRDASDFPVQKITDREAYLDKLQEAFDPS from the coding sequence ATGCGCTTCGGCAGGAGTTCATACAAATTTTTACAGAAGAGGAAAGGGAGACATGCGCGGATACTTGAACATCACTCGGAGAAGGATTTCAACTGGTCATCGATAATCAATAAATGCTGGGAATCCGGCACTTTCTGGTATATCCTCGCCCTCCGAAACCCAACAGGGCTGCATTCCATATTTTACAAGCATATCCAACCGATCTTCGAGAAAGGCCATTTCCAGGACAGCAACTTCTTCCTCATGATGCATAAGTATTGGTCACGAGATGCATCTGACTTCCCAGTCCAAAAGATTACCGACAGAGAGGCATATCTAGACAAGCTTCAAGAGGCATTCGATCCCTCCTAA
- a CDS encoding uncharacterized protein (EggNog:ENOG410PZVI) → MQKSYCLRESSRHPSNWGFSGFMKTAAHQVLDKVPVTKAQEFHSPVFCRLGVGIIIDSYTRIQGVQIFRLRHINPQPF, encoded by the exons ATGCAAAAGAGTTACTGCCTCAGAGAAAGCTCAAGGCATCCCAGCAACTGGGGATTTTCTGGCTTCATGAAGACAGCTGCCCACCAGGTTCTAGACAAAGTTCCCGTTACTAAGGCTCAAGA ATTCCATAGTCCAGTCTTCTGTAGACTGGGCGTTGGTATCATAATTGACTCCTACACCCGCATTCAGGGGGTCCAGATTTTCCGTCTTCGACATATCAACCCGCAACCCTTCTGA
- a CDS encoding uncharacterized protein (EggNog:ENOG410PPZX~COG:S~BUSCO:16894at33183) has product MPPRGFTNPAPKTDSARSALTSFTCTLCNKSYSRHPEYEAHISSYDHQHKKRLRDLKQLSRDPNAAERARRAERKADAEAGLVVVGTAQTAIGGKGGAGGGGSGGGGFKKGGFKSSFTVVSGGNAGSRGGGDAAVTGPSLIKKNVLGDDDEDELEGPGLENTSRTKSGTDLKRSGDDVESDTDEDYGGDDLTAGGGYYNPRRPTGCFAGCRGAHSVPVS; this is encoded by the exons ATGCCACCA CGCGGCTTCACCAATCCGGCTCCCAAG ACCGACTCTGCCCGCTCCGCATTGACCTCTTTTACCTGCACCCTCTGCAACAAATCATACTCGCGCCATCCAGAATACGAAGCTCACATCTCCTCATACGACCACCAGCATAAAAAGCGCCTACGTGACTTGAAGCAATTATCGCGTGACCCCAATGCCGCAGAAAGAGCGCGAAGAGCAGAACGCAAGGCCGATGCTGAGGCCGGACTAGTTGTTGTTGGTACGGCCCAAACCGCGATTGGCGGGAAGGGAGGCGCTGGCGGCGGAGGCAGCGGTGGTGGGGGGTTTAAGAAAGGAGGGTTTAAGAGTTCATTTACAGTTGTTTCGGGGGGTAATGCTGGTTCCAGGGGGGGTGGGGATGCGGCGGTGACGGGGCCAAGTttgatcaagaagaatgttttgggggatgatgatgaggacGAGCTGGAGGGCCCTGGACTTGAAAATACGTCACGAACAAAGAGTGGAACCGATTTGAAAAGATCTGGCGACGATGTGGAAAGTGATACAGATGAAGACTATGGTGGAGATGATTTGACCGCGGGAGGAGGCTATTATAATCCTCGACGACCGACAGGCTGTTTCGCGGGTTGTAGAGGTGCACACAGCGTGCCGGTCAGTTAG
- a CDS encoding uncharacterized protein (EggNog:ENOG410PY0Z~COG:T): MVAVHTVEFYPEKDYGGAAVTSELNKVEHLALGTKYLSYHLGSGTKLLVWNHSNYYDQEQWVSDKSSLPAGKQCYKVLAGATRVIGFRFKDATGGAQKAYSLTLNIHDIGQVTLYSNESDQFAIAGTMPQDGPPVTTAVYVRDMRTGIYIVQGSIYFKWDSDRQKVVIADELNWPKQLKHEEDGNDDFTITLISKDP; encoded by the coding sequence ATGGTTGCTGTTCACACGGTCGAATTCTACCCCGAAAAAGATTATGGAGGTGCAGCTGTAACCTCCGAACTCAACAAAGTCGAGCACCTCGCCTTAGGGACTAAATATTTGTCCTACCATCTCGGAAGCGGGACTAAGTTACTTGTGTGGAATCACAGTAACTACTACGACCAGGAGCAATGGGTTAGCGACAAGTCTAGCCTCCCAGCAGGCAAGCAGTGCTATAAAGTCCTCGCGGGCGCCACGAGGGTTATTGGCTTTAGATTCAAGGATGCCACCGGGGGGGCCCAGAAAGCCTACTCTCTTACCTTGAATATCCACGACATTGGTCAAGTTACCTTATATTCCAACGAGTCCGACCAATTCGCGATCGCTGGTACCATGCCGCAAGATGGTCCGCCCGTGACGACTGCCGTGTATGTCCGAGATATGAGGACAGGAATTTACATTGTCCAGGGATCTATCTATTTCAAATGGGATAGTGACCGCCAAAAAGTTGTGATTGCAGACGAACTGAATTGGCCGAAGCAGCTGAAgcatgaagaagatggcaATGACGATTTTACTATTACTTTGATTTCGAAGGACCCATAA